Proteins from one Muntiacus reevesi chromosome X, mMunRee1.1, whole genome shotgun sequence genomic window:
- the TSR2 gene encoding pre-rRNA-processing protein TSR2 homolog: MMADAGEDSRALFGAAVRAALEAWPALQIAVENGFGGVHSQEKAEWLGGAVEEYFFRNADLELDEVEDFLGELMMNEFDTVVEDGSLPQVSQQLQTMFHHFQRGDRAALKEMATLITQRKCKVRATALTTAGETDEDNDTNSMEQMEVAATNDGAATNDGAATDGVCPQPEPSGPDSQTIKEEDIVEDGWTIVRRKK; the protein is encoded by the exons ATGATGGCGGACGCTGGTGAAGATTCGCGAGCCCTCTTCGGAGCTGCAGTCCGCGCGGCGCTGGAGGCCTGGCCCGCCTTGCAG ATCGCTGTGGAGAACGGCTTTGGAGGTGTGCACAGCCAAGAGAAGGCTGAGTGGCTCGGGGGTGCAGTGGAGGAGTATTTCTTCCGCAACG CTGACTTGGAGCTAGATGAGGTGGAGGACTTCCTCGGGGAGCTAATGATGAACGAGTTTGATACAGTTGTGGAGGATGGGAGTCTGCCCCAG GTGAGCCAGCAGCTGCAGACCATGTTCCACCACTTCCAGAGGGGTGATAGGGCTGCTCTGAAGGAGATGGCCACTCTCATCACCCAAAGAAAGTGCAAGGTCAGAGCCACTGCACTGACGACAGCCGGAGAGACTGATGAGGACAATGATACGAACAGCATGGAGCAGATGGAG GTTGCAGCTACGAATGATGGGGCAGCTACGAATGATGGGGCAGCTACAGATGGGGTCTGCCCCCAGCCTGAACCCTCTGGTCCAGACTCCCAGACTATTAAGGAAGAGGATATAGTGGAGGATGGCTGGACCATTGTCCGGAGAAAGAAATGA